In Melitaea cinxia chromosome 4, ilMelCinx1.1, whole genome shotgun sequence, a single genomic region encodes these proteins:
- the LOC123670149 gene encoding uncharacterized protein LOC123670149: MNKLISLLLTKRLFDIRSVTTRIAIDGKDVPKKKQYENRITLIGADNSVSITDLKNAQNLSTRRELKLVKIQDADSKTRRPVYRLLTNAQYHEEELARRKEKQADDNNTIKGQKLITLSSRIADNDVMIGVKKMGKLLEKQYQVKVVISGDESEQSKMERIYTIIEKNLASSGKIVQKRNQGNNLRFQLVPIKDNDKTKNDTDSGSNNNNNDNKGPL; encoded by the exons ATGAATAAGTTGATTTCGTTGCTTCTAACGAAGAGATTATTCGACATTCGGTCGGTCACAACAAGAATAGCTATAGATGGTAAAGATGTTCCTAAAAAGAAACAATATGAAAATAGAATTACCTTGATCGGAGCTGATAATTCAGTTAGCATAACTGATCTTAAAAACGCTCAGAACTTATCAACTCGACGTGAATTAAAGTTGGTTAAGATCCAGGATGCTGATTCGAAAACGAGGCGACCGGTTTATAg ATTATTGACTAATGCACAATATCATGAAGAAGAACTAGCCAGAAGGAAAGAGAAGCAGGCAGACGATAACAACACTATTAAAGGCCAGAAACTTATCACTTTGTCTTCAAGAATTGCAGATAACGATGTAATGATAGGTGTAAAAAAAATGGGTAAATTACTAGAAAAGCAATATCAAGTAAAAGTTGTCATATCAGGCGATGAAAGCGAGCAGTCTAAAatg GAAAGAATATAcacaataatagaaaaaaatttagCATCATCAGGCAAAATAGTGCAAAAGCGGAATCAGGGAAATAATTTGAGATTTCAGCTTGTACCAATAAAAGATAacgataaaactaaaaatgataCTGATTCTggatcaaataataataataatgacaacaAAGGGCCACTATGA